The genomic region GCATTCGTCAGGTCGCTTGGCGGTGTGCACTGGCCGTCGTTGCCGTAGCCCCAGCCCACCACGGTGCCATCCGATTTGAGCGCGAGGCTGTGCATTCCGCCGGCGGCAATCGCGATCACGTTGCTCAAGCCGGCGGGCACGTTCGTCTGCCCCACGTCGTTCCAGCCCCACGCCACCACCGTCCCGTCCGCCATCAACGCCAGATTGTGCTGCGTCCCGGCGGAGATCGCGATCAGGCTTGCACGCATGCCGAAAAGCTAACTCGTCGGTCCTGAAAAATGGTTTTAAGATGTGGCTGACAATGGCCGTGTCTGGCTGATGGCAAGGAGGTGGATCCACTGAAGCCAAAAAAGAGCGGCCGCCCGGAGCCACTTCTTCAAGTTCCACGCTGCCGCAGCCAGCAGCAGGTTCACCTGGTCGCCCACGAACCCCTTCAAGAAGCACCGCATCAGCCGATACTGGTGTTTCAAGTGGCTGATCACCGGCTCAATCGCCGCCCGGCGACGAAACCGTGCCCGCATTTTCGCGCTCACCGCTTTGCTCTGTCCTGGCTTGGGTTGGCCGGGCAGCAACACTTCGGTCCCATCCACTTCCTTTCGTCCTCGATACCCACGATCCACAATCGCCTTGGCCGGTTGTTGTCCAGTGATCGTCTGGGTTTGTTGCAACGCCGGCCGCAGCGCGTCCCCATCGTAAAGATTCTCGGCATGGGCCACCGCGCCCACGATCACTCCCGCACGCTTGGTCATCACCACCGAGGCCTTGCTCCCAAACTCATACTTCTTGTGCTCTTTGCCCTTGGACAGGCAATACACCTGCGGCTCGTGCAACGAGTAAATCTTGTTCCGGTCGGAGGGTTGCTGACGCAACACCCGCCGATACAACGCAAAGTTCTCCCGTTGTCCTTCCGTCACCTCCGCCGGCAGTTTGCGCTCCAGTTCCCGGATCAAGCGTCCGGCAATGACTTTCATTTTTCGTAACGCCCGGTGCGCCGCCTTGCGCTGCTTGGGATCGCGCCGCCAGCGCTGGGCCATCACGCCCTGCCGCACCGCCTTGCGGTAACGCCGCCGCAACTTCACGCCGTTCCGATCGGCCAGCTTCCAGCAGCGGCGGATGATCTTGTGCGTGAGCTTGGTGTCCGTGGGATGGGTGATGTTCTTCTCCTGCACCGTGGTGTCCACCACCACTTCCTTTTCCTGCGCCCCCGGGCCATGCAATTGCACGCTGGCTTGCAGCAGGCGTTGCACCCCGGCTTCGCCGATGCGTTGGCGGAAGTAAACCAGGTCACTGGGATCACAAGGCACCTGCCACTGAAACTCGTTCATCCCGCAGAAGTATTGCCAGTAAGGGTTCTGCACCCAGGCGGCCACCACCGTTTCGTCGCCCTGGTTGAACAGTTGCTTGAGCAACAGCAGCCCCACCATCAGGCG from Verrucomicrobiia bacterium harbors:
- a CDS encoding IS5 family transposase, with translation MPTLGEQLDPRQPLKQLAEQFPWAEFEQAFGKYYSAEGRPAKPVRLMVGLLLLKQLFNQGDETVVAAWVQNPYWQYFCGMNEFQWQVPCDPSDLVYFRQRIGEAGVQRLLQASVQLHGPGAQEKEVVVDTTVQEKNITHPTDTKLTHKIIRRCWKLADRNGVKLRRRYRKAVRQGVMAQRWRRDPKQRKAAHRALRKMKVIAGRLIRELERKLPAEVTEGQRENFALYRRVLRQQPSDRNKIYSLHEPQVYCLSKGKEHKKYEFGSKASVVMTKRAGVIVGAVAHAENLYDGDALRPALQQTQTITGQQPAKAIVDRGYRGRKEVDGTEVLLPGQPKPGQSKAVSAKMRARFRRRAAIEPVISHLKHQYRLMRCFLKGFVGDQVNLLLAAAAWNLKKWLRAAALFWLQWIHLLAISQTRPLSATS